One Triticum dicoccoides isolate Atlit2015 ecotype Zavitan chromosome 3B, WEW_v2.0, whole genome shotgun sequence genomic window, AGTTAACTTGTATGGACAGGTTCCGCCCGTCGAGCGTTGTGAGTTGCATGGTATAGCCAGTCAGTGCTTCCACCAACGAGATCTTCTGTGTCATGACTAGATCATTTCCTTCCCTGGTGAAAACATCATGGGGCTTCTCTTCAATGATGAAGACAATATCAGCAGGCGTCATGCTTGGAGATTCATTCCCCTTTTCAGGGAAGGTGATCTTTGTCCCCTTCTTCCAACCGGGCTTCACATCTATCGTCAAAATTTCTTCTACCTGTGAAACTCTCCTGAAAATATAAGTAAAATTAGCAAGCGGGCAGTCCTGAGAAAATACATTGATATCTTTatgtcaaataagcataacacaagGTATTCACAAGAACATAGCCACACAGCTAAATATGCAAAATAAGTTTCAAGGAAGATGCAGATGAAGGGTTGTCATAAAATACAAATATATTTTAACACCATCCATGAAAAAATTGCCTAACATAAGCAAACGTCAACACCATGCACACACCCTCAGGGTGGAAATGACAACCATGAAGACAAAACAATTTCAGAAGTGTCTCTTAAAGCCACATCAAAGCTAGACCACCTGATGCTTAGGCATCACCTATGCAGCCTGCGCTGCAGCTATGCAGGGCTTCACTATCACATGAAAAAAATGGTTAACAAGAATACCCACCTGGGCACTGACTACAGATAATTAGGCAACAATTAATATGCATATGCATACATGAACCTAAAAGCCGTATAGCCCTTTTTAAAATGTTCTCTACGTGTTAGCAAAGCAGACCAACTGGAAAAAGATCAGAAGGCGTCACAAGGGAAAGATGAAAGGCTATCCTAAAAGGAAACATGTAACGACCATCTCTTCAGAGAAAACATGTCAGAAAACAGGTGCTATTTGGCATGTCCAAATTTGTTAACAAACTGTACACCAGAATCCGAGTCGGATTCTGACACTCATGTCCGCATCCAAGTAACGCCCATGCAGAACATATACTATAACAATGGCACTTAATTTTTTTTGGCAAGTTAACTCTATTGTTACATAATTTACAACATACACAAGTGTTAACTATTGTCACCACTTGCACTAAAATTTGATTAGTTATCCGTTTTCCCCACCTAAGTGAAGAATAAAAAGTCCATCCCAAAAAATTCCCAACTTGGATAGCCGAATCCGAGTCGGATTCTGACATGTATCAGTGTACAAGTAAAACTCATGTAAAACATGCTATCCATACTGCATAGCTGTAAGATTGAATAGAAAGAGTGAGCAATGAAGAGACTGGTTTCTTGTGCTCAGCAAGGAAATaagacaatcaaaaggactgctgcaGTTACTAATAGCTATCATAGGTATCATCCCGTGCTACAAAAACTATACAAATACATGATAATCTATGGCTCCAAACAAATTCTCAATTCTATCCAGAAAGTATAAAGCCAGGCACTAAACAACAAAATGCAACTTAGCTTCACAAGCCCATCTTGATTAGTTGACTACTATGAAAAATTACACAGCTATTTCTAATAGTTGAGTGGAAACTAAATTAATTTGTCACAACAATAGTGGACATGCACAGGCCATAGAAGAACAATATGTTTGCTCCAAATAAAAGTTTCTAATGCAATTAATTCACCACCGATAATCCGTTGAATCCCTATAGCCTATAGGAGGTTACACACCACGATTTCTCACAGCTATGTGCTTAGCTGAGAAGTTACAGGAAATTCAAGGAAGCTTACCCACTGGTCTCTATGACCTCTCTTGAGATTTTCATCTTTTTGGCTACACCCTTATACAAATCCGCAAGGGTCACCGGAAGCCGATTCTCAATGGGTGCTGGTTTGTGTGATGGGCGCGGCATATTGCCGGCAGAACCGTCTGCAAATCGCGAAGCGAGATACTCGTTGCTAAACATGCCCCCACCATAAGATCTTGGTTCCCCTCTCATGCTGCCACCCGGCATGCCACCCAGGCCGAAAGGCCCAGAAAATCCGAAAAACTCAGCAAATATATCATCCGCACTCCTCGGATTGAAGTGAAATGAGGTTGACTGGCCACCACCAGGGTAGAAGGAAGATGCACCAGGACCTCCTGCCCCTGGAGGCGGCTGGCCCTTGAGCCCTTCTTCCCCTAGCTGGTCATATATTGTGCGTTTCTGGGAGTCGCTAAGGACCTGAAAGGTCATAAGGCAACACATAGCATCAATGCACATTTATAGTAAATGGCTGGAAGTAGAGTCTTAACTAATTATTGGAAGTTAAACTTGCTAAAAAATGGCAGGATCCAGTCCAAAATATCGTTTCTAAACTGCACAACAGAAAATACCAACCGATGAGCAATGTAGTAATTGTCAATTTAACCATGCCAGATGCTTGCGCTAAAAGATGCCAAAGGAGTGGATTAAAGTTTGCATCAACAGATAAGTGTCTTTGAACTTGCAACAGTTGTTTAGGGTCCCTACTTAACATTATTTCTAAATCCCGGATTCTAAACAAAGATGCAATGCAATTCTACCTATCTCCAGCGTACACAATTAAAAGTTTAAAGGATAGCAGATCATATCGCTGGGTGCAGTAAGACCTACAGGAACAACAAAGGGCATACAACATTATGTCAAAACTTGCACTCGAAGGAAATCTTTCCATCAGCACACATAATAGCAAGGACTGTCGATCTGAATTGACCGCATACACAGATACACAAGGATCAAAGCGTGACCTTTCATGATTGGCGATGAACAGATTTGGCTAACGGTTCAAGAGCAGAAGAAAAAGGAAATCTAATATTGGCAAGAGGAGATCAAAAAAGAAAAGCAACCTCGTACGCCTCGGAGATCTGCTTGAACTTggcctccgcctccttcttggtgGTGGGGTTCTTATCTGGGTGCCACCGCATGGCGAGCTTGCGGTAGGTCTTCTTGAGGTCGTCGTCGCTGGCGCCACGGTCGACGCCGAGGACCTTGTAGTAGTCGACCCCCATCTCCTTGGGCGCCGGAGCTGCCGGCTCCGTTCGCCGGCGGCCGCCCCGCGTGGATGACGACTCTGCTGCCTTCCGCTTGGTTCCGCTGGCCCCTCGAATCTTGCCGGCCTTGTCGTCCCCGTCCCCTCACCGGAGAGGTTCGCTCGCTCCCTCGGTCGGTCTCCCTTATCGCACGCCGCTGCGCCGAGCCGTGGGTGGCCTCGGTGCCCGGTTCCGTTTCGTGCTCGTGACGGGAAAGGCGGCTCGCACCGGGTTGCGACTTGCGAGGAAATTAGTAAGGGGTGGAAGCTTCCAGAAGCATGTCATACGTGTACTGGTAGATAGAATTCGGTCGCGGTTGGGCTCTGCGGCGCGGGCCGTCCGGTGGGACCTGTCAGCCCATCTCGTAAGAATGTAACCCAGCaacaaaaaaaatagcaaaaaagctTGACTGATCCTAAAAAGAAAAATGAAGAGCCCGACTAAGGACTCCTTTGGTTTGATTtgtactccctcagttcctaaatataaCGACGGGAGTACAAGGACGTTAAAAgagcagatttgctattttatctaAACTAGAACatcaaggcgcgcgttgctgcgcccgtcatCTTGACGAAGGAATCTatatatacctactattaaagcaagGTGATATTTTTGGTTTCGTCTCGTGATTAGTTTTTTTACCATTAGTTTTGGTCACGTACGAGGTGGCGAGAGTTTTAGTCACGTACGAGGTGGTACTAAACGCTTGTAATCTCTACTCttaactagtaagcgtgcacgtgcaacgcacgtataaAAATGAAGTCGGTCACACATACAATTAtgccacatgcaagacatacaaatGATCTTCAGAAGTGCATCTAGATGTCAGTCACATATAGTACAATAGCACTGAAGTCTGCATAAGTGTATTTCAAATAAGAAGTCACATACATTACAAAAGCAATAAGGGCATACTTCTGCATAAGTGTATTTCAAATAGAAGGGCCCTTAGAGAATGTGGTGCTCAGAGTTTGGGTCTTCCTTCAGTTCCAGTTCTTGCAATATAACTTTATTTCCTGAATTTGCAGACAATTCAAGAATGGGGAAATATTTTTGAATGGATCAATGATGCAACATCATTACACGAGCTGAACATGAGCTTAACCGGATTCTTAAAATAAATGCATCACATTACAGACAAATAAAAGGCAATCTCCGCACAGGTTAACCCATGAGCAGCAAATTCAATGAGAATAACTTAACAGAGTGGATGAGAAAATTCAATTGGACGAATGTCTAAACGAAAGGATACATAACGAATATGATCCAGTAAAACTCCCTAAATTAGCCTAGTAGGAGAGAGAAGCTTTGAGTAAGTACATCATTAAAAAAGAATAGGAAATCTTAACAGAATTCAATGTAAACTTTAGCAAGAGAGAAGACGGCATAGATTCATATAAGCATCTACTAAATGTACACAAAAAGGGGATAATCTGGAACTAACCATTAAAAAATTGCATGCAACCTGTACTGAAGAAGTTACAATTTAATGTAGAATGCTTCATCTAAGGAAAACAAATTGATGCTCATTGTCGCCTTCAGCTAATTCAGCTGTCACTGAAGAACTGCATAATAGGTAAATGTCTAGTAATGAAATCTCACATCGATAAGAAATATAACTAAGAATAGAGTAGCACAAAAACTTCAATTGAAGCTGTGAGAAGCATGGGCTTGCATCAACCATCATGTGCATGATACACATGTTTTTTGTAGTTTGAGATAGAACCCAACTGTAGCAGTAAATAGAAAAGCCAAACTGTAGCCTAGCAATACACATAAGAGGTAGCACTGATCATGTGAattgaaaaaaagaaagaatacaacCAGTAAAGACCCTTCAGATATACAATGACTACCTACACTCATCTTGATTTTACCGACATAAGAGTGAAAAATACAACCAGTAAAGGCCCTTAAGATGTACAATGACCACCTACACTCATCTTCATTTTACAGATGCGTAACTGACATAAGAGTAGATTTGTCTAGATTGAGTAATCAcaactcctcttttttttgcgttaTCCCCACTTGAGGTGGTATTATCATTCTCATGCTTCATGACAAAATGACCCATTGTTCTTCACAGCTGTGTTTTAGTCTATAAGTTAAGTATAAAGATAAACAGAGACAACCAGCCCGTGTTTCTGCAAGTCTATAAGCATGTAAATATAGAGAGGATAGGCATTCCAAGGGGTTGTCATGGGTCTGTGCGAACCATCAATCTATCTATCATATAATGGATGGGAAATAGCCAAATCAATCTAAAGAAGAGTTTAGAGGTAAGAACAAAAATTGACCTGGGAGGTAAGAAAAATTGCAGAGCAGGCAAATAAATATTTCACCGGAATTGAGGAACACACTACAAAGTGGCTAACATGGACTCCAACTAAACTGACAAGTTGAGTTACACACTCGAGTATTGCCTGAGAACCTGAGAGCATCATATTACTATGCTAATAGCCTAGAATCTGAGCAGCAATTTACACATTTGATGTTTCTGTAGATTCTCCTGACAAACAGAGTCCCCCCCCCCAGCACCCTGAATCAACCACAAATGCCAAAAAAGCATCCTAAAAGTAGATTGAAGCATATGTACGTATGTATCGAAGGACCTGAGGCAATGACGACTTCCACTTGAGCCCGTGGCTCCTGTGGCAGCAGCGGCTGCCACGTGCGCCCGTGTCCCCTGTGGTAGCAGTGGCTAGCGCGTCCAGGTGGCGGCGGCATGTGATTCCCGCATCCCCAATGGCGGTTCCCCAGTGATTCCCTCACATTTTCACATAACATAAGTGAGGAAACGAGGAACCTATGTCCAAATTAAGCATTCGCCAATAAGTAACATGATCAACTAAAGAAAAATTAAACACGCTATCATGTCAATTTAGGAACCTTGTACCATTCATGACTAATCACATTGCATGTCATCATAGAATATTTTCTCTTTTCTGAAGAGGGCGCTTGGCAGGAGGACTATCACATCATACCACATttgctaactaatattttcttgagAAGTAGTGCATGCTAATAATTTCATACAAGCTGATTCTTTCCTAAATGCTTGGCATAAGTGTCATTTTGTAAATCATAATCCCTTCAACTCAGCAAGTACAGGAAGAACTAACATAAAGGAACCATGCTAACATTTGGCAAAGTCTATGGAGGATTACAAATATATGCATCATCTATAAAGGAAAAATAGATAAATCTCACAGGGAGAAGCGTGGCATCAGGCACTTGATCTGGATCTCGTTGTTCGAACTTCTAACCACACTTATCTGCACCCCGACCGCTGTAATATATGATATTTCTCAAATTACAGAATGTCGGCATTTTTAGTTCTTCTTATAGGCTAATTAAGTTCCTTTGGTCTAGATATTATTTTGGTGTTCTTGTTCTTTTCTATACAAAGACCGAACAGATAGAAATATTGTAGGATTATGATTATGCTAGGggaaacaatcatatcataggccatAGCAACAACACAACAGTAAGAAAGCAAACGCATTATCATTCATGTTTGAACTCTGGAGTGAATTTGTACAAGGTTAGGAGAATAGGGATACAGACTGTGTAGGAATCACACCAATCCCAAACCCTTCCAACAATCGGCCCATGAACAAAAATACGGAGTCCTGCACAGCATAATTCAGGAGGAAGTTAAAATAACATTTGTTCAATTCAGAACAATCCCGCGCGGAACAATTTAGAAGGAAGCATCAATAAAAATAACAGGCGTAAATTAAGAAACCTTACATTTGCAAATGATATTGCAAGCCACCCAATGATGTTTGGGAACTGCGGCGATCATGAGAGACTGCAGGACCAATAGAAAAGAGAGCATCGTCAGTCAGTGAGTGCACGACTGAATGTAATTCCATCAGAGAATCAACCACGAGCAGATCCATGAACTAATACTCCGTACATTTAACAGTAAAATTGAACGAATATAGGACCAAACATGGGTCAAAGGGAATTCAAATATCACCCCTTTAGGACCGATGAACTCGGCGATTTGCCCAATGGCAAAGGCGATGAGTGGGCAAGGAGTAACTGGACGTGAAGCTGAACTGGATGGGGCCAAGCGCGACAACGAAGGTGCAGAGCAAGGTGGAGATGGAGCTGTCGCAGAGCATGTAGGCGGAGGAGCCGAGGCGGGCCACCGTGTCCCCACCCATTGGGGACATCCCCGTGTGTTGGAAAGGCTTTCGCAAGTCCGACGCCGATCAGCCCCCCACCGCCCTCCTCCCCGCCGCTCTCATCCTGAAAGCTCATTGCGCGGCCGCGGGATCAGATCCGTCCTATTCTTCTCCACGTCCTCTTCTCTCTGTTTCCAGCAGGAGATCATTGAGTGGCTCAGCGCCGATTTAGCAGCCCTCGTCTGAAGCCATGTCGTGCTCATCCCCTTGATTGATGGGACAGCCGGCGGCACCTCTAGCAATGGGGAGGCGGCGACCCACGAATCCCGTGGCTTCGGCGGCGCGAGGCGGCAGCAAAGGGCGCGGCCGCGGCAGGCGGCAAAGGGCGCAGTGGGGCGGCTCCTATGGCTAACGGCGGCACGAGGCTGCGAGAAGGGCGCAGCTGCGGGAGGCGAATGTCGCAGGAGGAGGAGGTCATGGGGGAGGCGAACGGcgcaggaggaggaggtcgtgcggtCGTGCGGGGCAACTAGTTTGTTTTTTAACTGCGGGGCAGGTTAGCGATCGATGGATTAGCTTAATACGTGGTTGGTAGCGTTAAACACCGGAGAATTAAGGGCCATTAGATCTTGATGATGGATGGGtgtgattgtttggatctgcccctctctttcttttatagtggtagtagatgcaGCAGTTAGTAGTCTCCGTCGGTCAATTTTCGTCCCCCACCTTCGTTcagtttttttcgtaggttaatctTTCGTAGATTTTTTTTCGCCCATCTCCGACCATCCCGTGCAAAACCAAAAACCAGGGCGGGGGAATTTGTCGCCGAGCGATTCCTCCTGACGTTCGCCCCCGCCGCACAGAACGAGGCTTCCTCCCTCCCTCGAACGCTAGCAACcccgctcctccttcgccgcctccGAGATCGAGagtagctgccgccgccgccccgccccccgCCATCCGCCTCTCGCGTCGGCCGCCACTAGCGCGGCTCCACCCCTGTCTCCCCCATTCATCCCCAGTACCTCCTCGTCGTTCCCCCCTGCGTGCGCCCCTgcggctaaccctagccgccaaATCGTGTTGCGGAGAGGGGCGGCCGCGTCGCTGAGGGTGTGGACCGGCTTGGGCGTCGCGGAGCCAACTCCACCCCATCCCATCCCACGCAGCCATCCCATCCCATCACCGTGATGGCCAATGCGCGGGCTTCGGTGGGGCTGGCGTGGATCTGGCAGATGGCAGCCAGATCATGTGCACGACGGGCGGCTCTGGCGAGTCGGAGGGACGGCGGCTGAGCTTCTTCATGGCCTGCTGTGGTTCCAGGGAGAGAGAGCCTCGACAGTGAACCTCCGGTGGCGACGGCACCAACACGAGcctaccggcggcggcggcggcggcggctcggagcTGCGGGAGCTCAAGCGTTTGGATACGATTGAATCACAGACCAAAGGTTGTGCACAGTGGGTACGTTTTCATCGCAAACAAACCTATCCTTACCAAATATTGGCATGATTTATCCCGTTGTTGGCTAGATCTGAAGTATTACCTACCAAATCAATGATTCTTTGTGTTTTTGTATTGCAGATGGACTAAGTTCCTGCTTTAAAATGGTGACTGCATTTAGAGCTGGAATTTGTGCTTGGTCAGGTATGGTGTCTTTGTAACTACATCAGGTTCCTGCTTACAAATGTTTGCACTTGTTTAATACTAACtccatccaaaaatacttgtcatcaaaatggacaaaaagggatgtatctagaactaaaatacatctagatacatccccttttattcattttgatgacaagtatttccggacggagggagtagaaaactgcATCAGGAGTTGGAATAGGCGTTGTTGGTTCAGTGAGTGTGGTAGCAATAAAAAAAAGCATTAGGTGCAACTGGCTCGACAACTGTCGCTTGGTTGACTGCTGCTGCAGTAGGGCTGCTGCTGCTGGTAGGTCAACTGCTAAAAAAGGGTGCTGCTAAGGATGGAGTAACTACTGCTCATCGTTTAGTACAAGATTTGTAGAAAGTTCTGCTTCAGCAAGAACCTTTCGGATCGACTACAGTATGAAAAATTCCTCTTTCTTGAATGGTTATGGCTTACATGAAAAAAAGGAttctcttttccttttgttttcatgttgatcaAGCATTCAATACATGCACCGAGAGCAACATAATTGCCTTACTGTTTTGTTATTTGGCTAAACCAAAGTTCAGCTACACTTGAGTTAGAGCTCAGTATTCAAAATCAGATGGGACTGGCAATCTGACATAAAAGACCAGGACCTTAGTTGCCAGTGATTGTAACCTGATGTCTAGGTAGCATTTAAGCCTTTGGCTTTTCCTAAACAAAACATGTGTCTATGTGGCTAGAGTTCAAATCTAACATTCTTAAGGAGTTGCTCCCCACTTCTACctattctctcaacatgcacactATCCACATCATCAATACTAAATAGGAGCAACCCACTAACTCATTTCTCTAAACATGCAGCCCTCCCACCTCACCAAGCTGCCACATCATCATTTATTTTGATAATATTTTTTTACCCATCACAGAATACTATTCTGCCATGTCAGCAACGAGCGGTTCAAAGCATATGGGTCCAATGATGTTCACCCCTTCCTCTGCTCTCCCCTATTCATCTTCTGGGGTTCCACTTAGGAAACTGATCGAAAAGGTATTGATGGATTCCATTCAGCTTCTTAGTCTAGGGCAGTAATTTTTCgtataatggttcccttcatttcccACAGTATATAAATCACCACAATCGCCACTCAAACTCGCCCTCGAGTCCTCACATCTTACGATTCCCTTTTACGTCCTTGGCCTTCCTGTTTGGATCCCTCAAGTGGCTGATGGGTCGGATGGTGTGTTACCCGGCGATCGCGGCTTCTGGCGTCATCTACATATTTTCCAGAGTTTATACAAAACCGCATGAGAAAAGATCCCATCAAGTAGTACTCAGTCGGCTGTCTCTCTCCACTGTAGAGTCAGCGGGATGGATCGGAGGAACTAGCCAGCGTCAACCAGGCAAAGGTACTCATGGAGGTGGAGAACGAGTAAGGCCGGAGGCTCTCCGCTCACGTCTCTTCTCTCCACTGTAGCATGCGCATGTCTCTTCTCTCTGCAGACCTCCTATTACATAGGCAGTACCAGATCTGAATTGTTTGCTGTCTCAGATGGTTTATTCAGAAGTTCGGATGTCTCTCT contains:
- the LOC119275586 gene encoding dnaJ homolog subfamily B member 4-like, giving the protein MGVDYYKVLGVDRGASDDDLKKTYRKLAMRWHPDKNPTTKKEAEAKFKQISEAYEVLSDSQKRTIYDQLGEEGLKGQPPPGAGGPGASSFYPGGGQSTSFHFNPRSADDIFAEFFGFSGPFGLGGMPGGSMRGEPRSYGGGMFSNEYLASRFADGSAGNMPRPSHKPAPIENRLPVTLADLYKGVAKKMKISREVIETSGRVSQVEEILTIDVKPGWKKGTKITFPEKGNESPSMTPADIVFIIEEKPHDVFTREGNDLVMTQKISLVEALTGYTMQLTTLDGRNLSIQVNSVIHPSYEEVIPGEGMPIPKEPGKNGNLRVKFSIKFPSRLTSDQKAGIKRLLGS
- the LOC119275587 gene encoding uncharacterized protein LOC119275587 — translated: MRGLRWGWRGSGRWQPDHVHDGRLWRVGGTAAELLHGLLWFQGERASTVNLRWRRHQHEPTGGGGGGGSELRELKRLDTIESQTKDGLSSCFKMVTAFRAGICAWSEYYSAMSATSGSKHMGPMMFTPSSALPYSSSGVPLRKLIEKSQRDGSEELASVNQAKVLMEVENEWFIQKFGCLSILQVSGRPSAQSRSPGSFIPFV